The genome window TGGGCGGATGAAACCCCTCATCCAGGTTCTCGGGGCCACCGGCGTGGGCAAGAGTCAGGTCGCTTTCGCCCTGGCCGGTAAATTCGGCGCCGAAATCATCTCGGCCGATTCGGTCCAGGTCTACCGCGGTTTCGACATCGGCACCGACAAGGTCGATCCGCGCCGGCAACGGGAGATCCTCCACCACCTCATCGACATTATCGACGATTGCTCGCAATTCAACGCCAGCAAATTCTTGGAGCTCTCCTTCAGCGCCGCCGAGAAGATCAATACCCGCGGCCGGATTCCGCTGGTATGCGGCGGGACGGGGCTCTATTTGAGGGTCATGAGCCAGGGCATCTTCGCCGAGAATAAAAACAACGCCACGCGCCGGCAGCTGGAGGAAAAGGCGGCGCTTCACGGCTGGCCGGCCCTATGGCAGGAATTGCAGGCCATCGATCCCGTTTACGCGGAAAAAATAAGCCCACACGACAAGGTGCGCCTGGTCAGGGCGCTGGAGATCCATCGCCACTGCGGCCTCCCCCCCAGCGAGGCCTTCCGGCATTCCCGCTCCCCTTTCTCCGCCTATGCGTTCATCCGCATCGGCCTGGAGATGGACAGGAAAAAATTGTACGAACGGATCGACCGCCGCGTGGAACGGATGATCGAACGAGGGCTGGTGGCCGAGGTCGAGGCGCTGCTCAAGCGCCATCCTCCCGCCTGCCCCCCTTTCAAGGCGCTGGGATACAAGGAAATCGTTGCCCACCTGCGCGGGGAAACCGATCTGGAAACGGCCCTGGAATTGATCCAGCGCCATTCCCGCCAGTTCGCCAAGCGGCAGCTTTCCTGGTTCAGGCAGGAAAAAGACATCCAATGGTTCGATCCGGGCGACCTGGACGCCATGGCCAGCCATATCCGCGCATGCATAGCGAAAAAGCCCTGATCTGCGGCCTCTTTTCATCTCAACAGCGTGAAACGGAGATCGTTGCCTGCATGAACGAACTGGCCGCGCTCTGCCAGACGGCCGCGGCCGATGTCGTCGCGCAAACCTGGCAAAAACGTCCCGTCCCCGACCGCAAATACCTTCTCGGCCCGGGCAAGGTCGAACAGATCAAGCTCCAGCTGGCGTCGTCCGGCGCCAATCTGGTCGTTTTCTTCAATGTACTGAACTCCCTGCAGCAGCGGAACCTGGAAGACTTCCTGGGCGTCAAGGTCATCGACCGCAGCCGCCTGATCCTTGATATTTTCGCCGGCCGCGCCCGTAGTATCGAAGGCAAGCTGCAGGTGGAACTGGCCCAGCTGCTTTACCTCCTGCCGCGCCTGACCGGCAAGGGAGTGGAATTGTCCAGGCTCGGCGGCGGTATCGGCACCCGCGGCCCGGGCGAAAGCAAGCTGGAAACGGACCGCCGGCTGATCAAGGACCGGATCGCCCGCATCCGCAAGAAGCTGGAAGCGGTGCTCAAGAACAGGGACCTGCAGCGCCAGCGGCGCCACGCGCTGCCGGTGCCGCTGGTGGCGCTGGTCGGTTACACCTCGGCCGGCAAATCGACGCTCTTCAAAACCCTGAGCGGGGAAGACGTCCCGATCTCGAAAAAATTGTTCTCCACCCTCGACCCGTTGTTGCGCCGGGTCGATCTTTTCGACATTCACCCCGGCTATTACTTCATCCTCTCCGACACGGTGGGATTCATCCGCAGCATGCCCGAGGAGCTGTTCACCTCGTTCCAGGCCTCGCTGGAAGAGGTGCATCACGCCGACCTCATCCTGCATGTCATCGACCTGACCAACCCAGATTGGCTCGGTCAGAAACACGAAGTCGAAAAAGTGCTGCAGCAATTGCGCATCGAGCGGGAGAAGATCATCACCGTCTTCAATAAAATCGATCTGCTGGACGACCGGGAATCTTTGCTGGGCCGCCGGAACCCGCGCGAAGTCTATATTTCGGCCAGCGAGCGGTTGGGAATCGGCGATCTGAAGGGGGTTATATTCCGGAGTTATTTCGCCGATTACGAGTCGTACCGGCTCGAGGTCGCCGACGAACAGCAGCTGGACGCCTTGAGCCAATGGGCGATCGTCGTCGAAACCAACCGCGTCGACGGCCTCATCCGGGCGGACGTTTTAAGTTCCCGGGAAAAAATGTTAAAATTCAGGGAAAAGCACGGAGGTGTGGTCCAATGAAAGCTCTTTTGCCTGCAACGCTCATCGTGTTGACCATCGCCTGCGGCGGCGTGAAACCGGCAAAAATCGATTTTCATTTGCCCGCCCTCCCCGGCAGCGACGTCAGCGACGCCAATTTCCGCCAGGGCTGGGAACAATTGCAGAAGGGGGACAGCGACGCGGCCTACAAGTCCTTCCAGCTCAGCGAGGTGCGCCTGGACAAGAAGCAGGCGGCCTTCGGCTACGTTTTCCTGGCGCGCCAGAAATACAGCGCCGCCTCGGCCCAGTTCGCCCAGGCGTTGGCGACGAACCCGGAAAACATGGAAGCCGGCATGGGCTTGGCCATGATCCAGGAGTACGAAGGCAAGACGACCGATGCCTTCCGGGCCTACGCCGACCTGCTGACGCGTGCTCCCGAAGACACCTGGCTGAAGCTCAAGTATGAAAGCATAAAGACCAGCTCGACCCAGGAATGCCTGCGCCAGGCCGAATCCTATCAGAACAGCGACAAGGAAAAGTATGTCGCATGCCTGCAGCAAGCCCACTTTTTTTCGCCCGAGATGACGGCCATCACCCTGAAGATCGCCGCTTTTTATTACGAGGAAAACCAGTGGCCGCGCAGCCGGACATTCTATGAAGCCGCCCTGGAGAATGAACCGTACAACCAGGACGCATTACTGCGCCTGGCCGCCATCTACGAAAAGGACGGCAAGTTCGACCTGGCCTTGGTCACCCTGGACCGCCTGCTGGCGCTCAAGCCGGGCGACCCCTTCCTGGAGGGGGAAAAGAAGCGCGTCAACGACCGGTTCCAGGAAATGAATCTGCCGGAAAAATTCAAAAAAATATTTTTCAAGGCCGAGATCAACCGCGAGGAAATGGCGGCCCTGATCGGTTATTATTTCGACCGCTATATCGAGATGGGCAGCGCCCCGGTGATCATCACCGACATCGACGGCTCGTTCGCCAAGGAGCAGATCATCAAGACCTGCACGGCCGGCATCATGGGCGTCCGCCCCGACCACAGCTTCGACCGCTTCTCCATCCCCGACCGGGCGACCTTCGCCGTGAACCTGAAGGCTCTCATCGATTACCTGCAAAGCAGGGGGCATACCCTGCATTTTACGCCGCTGCCGAACCCGGTCGAGAGCCTTGACCTTTCACCGCTGCACAAGAACTATGAAATCATCAAATTCATGGTCAACGCCCAGATCCTCCCACTGGACGCCGAGCAGCTTTTCAATCCCACCCGTCCCGTTTCGCCCAACGACGTCATCTTCTCCCTGAAAAAAATCCTGAACAGCATCGGGGAATAAACTCAGCTAATCAATCAAGGGTAATAACGGGACAGACAAACTAAATACCAACACTATGTTTTTGGTAATCCCCTTAAACCGCCAAAAATATCTAGTGTTGGTATAGTTTGTGCTGCACGGGACAGACAAACTAAATCCACCAAGGTCGGTGGATAGTTTGTGCTGTCCCGTTTCGCCCAACGACGTGATCTTCTCCCTGAAAAAAATCCTGAACAGCATCGGGGAATAAGACCCAGCCTCACCCCCTCGTCCCCCTCTCCTACAAGCGAGGGGGAATTTCATATAACTACACCCGTATTATTTTTAACGTTCCGGAGAGCCCCTTCTCCTTTAGGTACGCATCGTTATGCTGAGTTTTACGAAGCAATTAACGATGCCACCCCACAACGCAGGGGAAAGGGCGGCACAAACCTTCCGCCGACTTTGGATGCATGTTGGAGTACATCTTGGAAAAGGCCTTCCAGTCAAAAGGCACCTCGGTGGTGGCCCAGACCTTCATCTTCATCTGCATCATCATCATGCTCATGTCCACGTCGTAACCGCTGCAATTCCATTTGCCCACCTTCTGGGTCTGGCCGTTGGCAGCGACCTTGACGGTCATCTTCATCA of Candidatus Aminicenantes bacterium contains these proteins:
- the miaA gene encoding tRNA (adenosine(37)-N6)-dimethylallyltransferase MiaA, which produces MKPLIQVLGATGVGKSQVAFALAGKFGAEIISADSVQVYRGFDIGTDKVDPRRQREILHHLIDIIDDCSQFNASKFLELSFSAAEKINTRGRIPLVCGGTGLYLRVMSQGIFAENKNNATRRQLEEKAALHGWPALWQELQAIDPVYAEKISPHDKVRLVRALEIHRHCGLPPSEAFRHSRSPFSAYAFIRIGLEMDRKKLYERIDRRVERMIERGLVAEVEALLKRHPPACPPFKALGYKEIVAHLRGETDLETALELIQRHSRQFAKRQLSWFRQEKDIQWFDPGDLDAMASHIRACIAKKP
- the hflX gene encoding GTPase HflX, with protein sequence MHSEKALICGLFSSQQRETEIVACMNELAALCQTAAADVVAQTWQKRPVPDRKYLLGPGKVEQIKLQLASSGANLVVFFNVLNSLQQRNLEDFLGVKVIDRSRLILDIFAGRARSIEGKLQVELAQLLYLLPRLTGKGVELSRLGGGIGTRGPGESKLETDRRLIKDRIARIRKKLEAVLKNRDLQRQRRHALPVPLVALVGYTSAGKSTLFKTLSGEDVPISKKLFSTLDPLLRRVDLFDIHPGYYFILSDTVGFIRSMPEELFTSFQASLEEVHHADLILHVIDLTNPDWLGQKHEVEKVLQQLRIEREKIITVFNKIDLLDDRESLLGRRNPREVYISASERLGIGDLKGVIFRSYFADYESYRLEVADEQQLDALSQWAIVVETNRVDGLIRADVLSSREKMLKFREKHGGVVQ
- a CDS encoding tetratricopeptide repeat protein; this encodes MKALLPATLIVLTIACGGVKPAKIDFHLPALPGSDVSDANFRQGWEQLQKGDSDAAYKSFQLSEVRLDKKQAAFGYVFLARQKYSAASAQFAQALATNPENMEAGMGLAMIQEYEGKTTDAFRAYADLLTRAPEDTWLKLKYESIKTSSTQECLRQAESYQNSDKEKYVACLQQAHFFSPEMTAITLKIAAFYYEENQWPRSRTFYEAALENEPYNQDALLRLAAIYEKDGKFDLALVTLDRLLALKPGDPFLEGEKKRVNDRFQEMNLPEKFKKIFFKAEINREEMAALIGYYFDRYIEMGSAPVIITDIDGSFAKEQIIKTCTAGIMGVRPDHSFDRFSIPDRATFAVNLKALIDYLQSRGHTLHFTPLPNPVESLDLSPLHKNYEIIKFMVNAQILPLDAEQLFNPTRPVSPNDVIFSLKKILNSIGE